Proteins from a single region of Amblyomma americanum isolate KBUSLIRL-KWMA chromosome 10, ASM5285725v1, whole genome shotgun sequence:
- the LOC144108303 gene encoding uncharacterized protein LOC144108303, with product MPGDKDRVKTSFRVMIGACVLTAFVIAVLCLFTWRLISIAKAPSRPKRIVQHKVNKTSTARRAQSGAEEAESALNAYGILLGDAVDRDRRPCDNFYQFVCGSWERNHPDTPFSVENLRYFTHNTLKRMREEKMDERSAREPIGKAARFVNACLSAGDGTALRDLKEVLAEEGLTWPGRSEGSDFLSALFFMARRLALPVFFGIDVVRNERSGRLTLAFPPDAAFHSTLGRLKQHIRSSHGAVYMRHVYRSMAADEVSESRLSEILQDLHSATDILDVYLRSNYREEVVYSVTSLVRYAPAVPIENWDSALQKYLRTRTFEINKVVIFDVPSFEAVFHLIRTHGHAGAKDILGCLAVHAAVFYLNAEVRERFFGSLEEALAQQEQHCFSDAYTVFRYAIVHFLQQGAEEALGKFAACASTVVEAFLDALHENTSRRVDSTLHSEVPTLGDVFAVLNSSKPLAFLNTYASYPDLSSRPVQNRMAFAEQLMRVDLRYKNADSAVSVTVERRNNWKKDFSVSLQDFRLTPYYFSFPWYSDHVHPFVLYAGVGARIAAAIYLDFMTLHGSSHEVLYKNNKCLTTESSDIKAKELEVQAAVAGVTLAWNALRVNADNMTDLDALFLTDISKPWMTASRAFFVFGCYVFCGAGNGETMCNFPLKHNIAFSRAFECQDGSPMNPGNKCDMLG from the coding sequence ATGCCCGGCGACAAAGACCGAGTGAAGACTTCTTTCCGGGTGATGATAGGCGCATGCGTCCTGACCGCATTCGTAATCGCCGTCTTGTGCCTCTTCACGTGGCGACTGATCTCCATCGCCAAGGCCCCCTCGCGGCCAAAACGGATTGTGCAGCACAAAGTCAACAAGACCAGCACCGCCAGGAGAGCGCAGTCCGGAGCAGAGGAAGCAGAGTCCGCACTCAACGCCTACGGGATCTTACTGGGTGACGCCGTAGACAGGGATAGAAGGCCTTGCGACAATTTCTACCAGTTTGTCTGCGGCTCCTGGGAGCGGAATCACCCGGACACACCGTTCAGCGTCGAGAACCTACGGTACTTTACACATAACACTCTGAAGCGCATGCGTGAAGAAAAGATGGACGAGCGGTCAGCTCGGGAACCGATAGGCAAGGCAGCACGCTTCGTGAACGCCTGCCTTAGCGCCGGTGATGGAACAGCCTTGAGAGATCTGAAGGAGGTCCTAGCGGAGGAGGGCCTGACGTGGCCCGGTAGGAGTGAGGGCTCGGACTTCCTGTCTGCGCTCTTTTTCATGGCGAGGCGCCTGGCTTTGCCCGTGTTCTTTGGCATCGATGTGGTGAGAAACGAACGGAGCGGACGCCTTACGCTGGCGTTTCCGCCGGACGCAGCCTTCCACTCCACCTTGGGAAGACTCAAGCAGCACATCAGATCATCTCATGGGGCAGTATACATGCGCCATGTGTACAGGAGTATGGCAGCGGATGAGGTCAGCGAGTCCCGCTTATCTGAGATCCTGCAGGACCTCCACAGTGCGACCGACATCTTAGACGTCTACCTACGGTCCAACTATCGGGAAGAGGTTGTGTACAGCGTGACATCCCTAGTGCGGTACGCACCGGCGGTGCCAATAGAGAACTGGGATTCTGCACTTCAAAAGTATCTGAGGACGAGGACATTTGAAATCAACAAGGTTGTGATCTTCGACGTCCCATCGTTTGAGGCCGTGTTCCACCTTATCCGAACCCACGGTCATGCGGGGGCGAAAGATATCTTAGGATGCCTGGCCGTCCACGCGGCTGTTTTTTATTTAAACGCTGAAGTACGCGAGAGATTCTTTGGGTCCCTAGAAGAAGCCTTGGCCCAGCAAGAACAGCACTGCTTCAGTGACGCGTACACAGTTTTTCGGTACGCAATTGTGCactttctccagcagggagccgAAGAAGCCCTCGGTAAATTCGCAGCATGCGCAAGCACAGTCGTCGAGGCGTTTTTGGACGCGCTCCACGAGAACACGTCGCGTCGAGTTGACTCAACCTTGCATTCAGAGGTGCCCACTCTCGGGGATGTCTTCGCAGTACTGAACAGCTCGAAACCGCTGGCATTCCTAAACACGTACGCGTCGTACCCTGACTTGAGTTCGCGTCCGGTTCAGAATCGAATGGCCTTCGCAGAACAACTTATGCGAGTAGACTTGCGCTATAAAAACGCTGATTCAGCGGTGTCAGTCACTGTTGAGAGGAGAAATAACTGGAAGAAAGACTTCTCAGTTTCTTTGCAGGACTTCCGGCTCACTCCGTATTACTTTTCATTCCCTTGGTACTCTGATCATGTTCACCCATTTGTACTCTACGCCGGCGTTGGGGCACGTATAGCAGCGGCCATCTACTTGGACTTCATGACACTTCATGGCAGTAGTCATGAAGTGCTGTACAAAAACAACAAGTGTCTCACAACGGAGTCTTCGGATATCAAGGCGAAAGAGTTGGAGGTGCAGGCCGCAGTCGCCGGTGTTACCTTGGCTTGGAACGCGTTAAGAGTCAACGCCGATAATATGACTGATCTAGACGCTCTTTTCCTAACGGACATTTCGAAACCTTGGATGACGGCGTCCCGTGCGTTCTTCGTTTTCGGCTGCTACGTCTTCTGTGGAGCTGGCAACGGCGAGACGATGTGCAACTTTCCATTGAAACATAACATTGCTTTTTCCCGCGCTTTTGAGTGCCAAGATGGCTCCCCAATGAACCCTGGAAACAAGTGTGACATGCTTGGTTAG